One Phoenix dactylifera cultivar Barhee BC4 chromosome 14, palm_55x_up_171113_PBpolish2nd_filt_p, whole genome shotgun sequence DNA window includes the following coding sequences:
- the LOC103696327 gene encoding uncharacterized protein LOC103696327 produces the protein MAAMTTAWVLRRSLFRPLLAQPLFRSHKTSASSPSPHRRYPPPPPHEFSKPCEFLGSWTPAGDPREAEARLHRLRRDYARQVKQLRLGYAYEMEIQRQGQQRKADARREAARLANEERKAAKAAAAQTRAAEREAFQEEFRQTLLKERAKKLQSWRAKEKMREQKKNKEKELLHQQSSVWISEENLEKRILEAIVDTTPL, from the exons ATGGCGGCCATGACGACTGCTTGGGTCCTCCGCCGCTCCCTCTTCCGGCCTCTCCTCGCTCAGCCGCTCTTCCGCTCCCACAAGACCTCCGCGTCCTCGCCGTCGCCGCACCGGCGGTACCCGCCCCCTCCCCCGCACGAGTTCTCGAAGCCGTGTGAGTTCCTGGGTAGCTGGACGCCGGCAGGCGACCCCAGGGAGGCGGAGGCGAGGCTGCACCGGCTGCGGAGGGACTACGCGAGGCAGGTGAAGCAGCTGCGGCTGGGGTACGCCTACGAAATGGAGATCCAGCGGCAGGGGCAGCAGCGCAAAGCCGACGCTCGCCGCGAGGCCGCCCGCCTCGCCAACGAGGAGAGGAAGGCCGCCAAGGCCGCCGCCGCCCAGACCCGTGCTGCCGAGCGTGAGGCCTTCCAGGAGGAGTTCCGCCAGACTCTA ttgaaagaaagagctaAGAAATTGCAAAGTTGGAGAgcgaaagagaaaatgagggagcaaaagaagaacaaagagaaagagCTTTTGCATCAGCAGAGTTCAGTGTGGATTTCAGAGGAAAACTTGGAAAAGAGAATATTAGAGGCAATAGTCGATACAACACCACTCTAG
- the LOC103696326 gene encoding leucine-rich repeat receptor-like protein kinase PXC1, whose amino-acid sequence MASSPLLLLLLLSSPLVMAVAAARPQPNAKPSDTDALTIFRSRADAHGNLAANWSSPDACSGRWRGVGCSGGRVTSLALPFLDLRGPLDPLSHLDQLRLLDLHGNRLNGTLLPLLPALHNLKLLYLSQNDLSGEIPPAVGLVTRLLRLDLSSNDLGGPIPGDALANLTRLLTLRLQNNLLSGRLPNLSAALPRLVEFNASNNQLSGRVPDGMRARFGTASFAGNAGLCGPAPPLPPCSLIPRDSPHSSSSSPQSVVPSNPGTRPGASSSVNAVGDGGGERGRRDGEGLSRGAIVGIVVGNAVLLLVVLSLLLAYCCCVRQLGDKDGIKIGGDGDYPSTLEAAEEEKKRKKGGRDSDGGESDGATAQSKLVFFEGEEAEEDGSGGKRGRRKRFELEELLRASAEMLGKGSLGTVYRAVLEDGCMVAVKRLKDANPCARADFHKYMDLIGRLRHPNLVRLHAYYYAKQEKLLIYDYLPNGSLHSHLHGNRGPGRIPLDWTTRISLVLGAARGLARIHEEYGPSKVPHGNVKSSNVLLDKNGAACVADFGLALLLSPAHATARLGGYRAPEQADAGRLSQEADVYAFGVLILEVLTGRAPAHYPPPPTHHHHHHHHNSSNSITNSSIIGVSLPEWVRSVVREEWTAEVFDAELLRYKNIEEEMVAMLHVGLACVAHQPDRRPAISEVVKMIEDIRVEQSPLPEDDLDESRLSLSPSLATPTEDGRLSY is encoded by the exons ATGGCTTCGTCGCCCCTACTGTTACTACTCTTGCTATCTTCTCCCCTCGTGATGGCGGTGGCGGCTGCCCGACCCCAGCCCAACGCCAAGCCTAGCGACACGGACGCCCTGACCATCTTCCGGTCGAGGGCCGACGCCCACGGCAACCTGGCCGCCAACTGGAGCAGCCCCGACGCCTGCTCCGGGCGGTGGCGTGGCGTCGGGTGCTCCGGCGGTCGGGTGACGTCGCTCGCCCTCCCCTTCCTCGACCTCCGGGGCCCCCTCGACCCGCTCTCGCACCTGGACCAGCTCCGCCTCCTCGACCTCCACGGCAACCGCCTCAACGGcaccctcctccccctcctccccgCCCTCCACAACCTCAAGCTGCTCTATCTCTCCCAGAACGACCTCTCCGGCGAGATCCCGCCTGCCGTTGGCCTCGTCACTCGCCTCCTCCGCCTCGACCTTTCCAGCAACGACCTCGGCGGGCCCATCCCGGGCGACGCCCTCGCcaacctcacccgcctcctGACCCTCCGCCTCCAGAACAACCTCCTCAGCGGCCGCCTCCCGAATCTGTCCGCGGCCCTCCCCCGCCTCGTGGAGTTCAACGCCTCCAACAACCAACTCTCCGGGAGGGTCCCCGATGGCATGCGCGCCCGCTTCGGGACGGCGTCCTTCGCCGGCAACGCGGGCCTCTGCGGGCCCGCCCCTCCGCTACCGCCCTGCTCGCTCATACCGCGCGACTCTCCtcactcctcttcctcctctcctcagTCGGTCGTGCCCTCCAACCCCGGCACCAGACCGGGCGCCTCATCGAGCGTTAACGCCGTGGgggatggaggaggagagagagggaggcgcGACGGAGAGGGGCTGAGCAGGGGCGCGATCGTCGGCATCGTCGTCGGAAATGCCGTGTTGCTGTTGGTGGTCCTGTCCCTGCTGTTGGCGTACTGCTGCTGCGTCAGGCAACTCGGGGACAAGGACGGCATCAAGATAGGCGGCGATGGCGATTACCCCTCCACTCTGGAGGCggcggaggaagagaagaaaaggaagaagggcgGCAGAGACAGCGACGGCGGAGAGAGTGACGGGGCGACAGCGCAGAGCAAGCTGGTGTTCTTTGAaggggaggaggcggaggaggacggCAGCGGGgggaagagggggaggaggaagcGGTTCGAGCTGGAGGAGCTGCTGCGGGCGTCGGCGGAGATGCTGGGGAAGGGAAGCCTGGGGACGGTGTACCGGGCGGTGCTGGAGGACGGGTGCATGGTGGCGGTGAAGCGGCTCAAAGACGCCAACCCCTGCGCCCGCGCCGACTTCCACAAGTACATGGACCTCATCGGCCGGCTGCGCCACCCCAACCTCGTCCGCCTCCATGCCTACTACTACGCCAAGCAGGAGAAGCTCCTCATCTACGACTACCTCCCGAACGGCAGCCTCCATTCTCACCTCCATG GCAATCGGGGTCCCGGGAGGATCCCGCTGGACTGGACGACCAGGATCAGCCTGGTGCTGGGGGCGGCGCGGGGGCTGGCCCGCATCCACGAGGAGTATGGGCCGTCCAAGGTCCCCCACGGCAACGTCAAGTCCTCCAACGTGCTGCTGGACAAGAACGGCGCCGCCTGCGTGGCCGACTTCGGGCTGGCGCTGCTGCTGAGCCCGGCCCACGCCACCGCCCGCCTCGGGGGCTACCGGGCCCCCGAGCAGGCCGACGCCGGGCGGCTCTCCCAGGAGGCCGACGTCTACGCCTTCGGGGTGCTCATCCTCGAGGTCCTCACGGGGAGGGCGCCCGCCCACTACCCCCCTCCTCCtactcaccatcatcatcatcatcatcataataGTAGCAACAGCATTACGAATAGCAGCATCATCGGCGTCAGCCTGCCGGAATGGGTACGGTCCGTGGTGCGGGAGGAGTGGACGGCGGAGGTGTTCGACGCGGAGCTGCTGCGGTACAAGAACATCGAGGAGGAGATGGTGGCCATGCTCCACGTGGGCCTGGCCTGCGTCGCCCACCAGCCCGACCGGAGGCCGGCCATATCGGAAGTGGTCAAGATGATCGAGGACATCAGGGTGGAGCAGTCGCCGCTCCCTGAGGACGACCTCGACGAGTCTCGCCTCTCCCTGTCGCCTTCCCTTGCCACCCCCACCGAGGACGGTCGCCTCAGCTACTGA